Genomic DNA from Candidatus Aegiribacteria sp.:
GGCGTGCAGGTAATCGCCATTCGGAATCTCGAATTCCCATTCAACATCGCCTGTAAGTCGATCCACACAGTAGACCGAGGGATAGGAGCCTAAGAATACACGAATCCCATGAACAGCCGGCGTTGATTCGATGCTATAACTGAATTCATTTAGAACAACATGGGAACCGTCGAAAGGATCAATTGCCAGTAATTGCCCAGGATTCATCGTTCCGATGTAGATAGTGCTGTCAACCAGTACAGGTGATGAATCATGATGTCCGGCATTCTCATTCTCCCATAAAATCTCACCAGTCTCAATATTCAAAGCATGAAAAGATGGATCAACGGAAACATTGCCAGGAACAAAAAGCATATCATTCCAGGCTGTCATGCTGCTGGAAGTAAAAACTGAATCAATTTTCCAAATTTCCTCACCGGAAATGTCATCCAAACAATAAATATAATTGCTACTTACAAATACTTTCCCCTGATGCGGAACCGGAGGTCCGCTGAAACCCCAGGGATTATTGTCTCCGAAGGTCCAGATGATTTCACCAGTAAGGGCGTCCAGGCACCAGATAGAATCAGAGGCCAGATAAACCTTACCGTTTTTCACACACATTGCGTCATCGATAGCGTCACCTATGTTTTCAAATCTCCATATTTCTGATCCGGTTGCCGCATCAAGGCAGTAGGCAATCTTCTGCTCCTCTGATGCATGGTAGACACGTCCGTCCACGATCACCGGCGAGACGAACTCGTGTCCCATACCTGTCACAGGAGCTGTCCATAGAATTGTATTGTTATGTGGTGCAGGAGATTCAGAGAATCCAGTACGGTTATCATTGGCCATATAGGTGTACCAGTCTGTGTTCAATCGGGGTATCAGAATAGTAACCTGACCGTTAAGGGAGTAGTGTACTGAGTCCGGAACCACGTTCTCATTCTCAACGATGGCCCGGAGCGGTAGCCAGTCACCATCGTATGTCTCTCCGTCGATTGGTTCAGTGATTGTAAGATTGGTGACGGATATCAGTATTGCTGTGAGGATCGTTCCAAAAACCATATTGCCCTCCTATTTCATATATCCATAACGTCTCAGTTCAGCAGATGGATAATAAGACAGAACAGTGTTGACATTCTGCTGTAACTGATTGTTATGCAATTAGTTTCTCCAATAGTATGCCAAGCTCTTCTATACTATCAACTTGATAATCTGGTTTTTGTCCGATTTGTTTCCGGCTCCTATGTATCAGAATTGTTATCATACCTGCACTATTTGCTCCTTGAATATCAAATTCTGGGGAAT
This window encodes:
- a CDS encoding PQQ-binding-like beta-propeller repeat protein, which codes for MVFGTILTAILISVTNLTITEPIDGETYDGDWLPLRAIVENENVVPDSVHYSLNGQVTILIPRLNTDWYTYMANDNRTGFSESPAPHNNTILWTAPVTGMGHEFVSPVIVDGRVYHASEEQKIAYCLDAATGSEIWRFENIGDAIDDAMCVKNGKVYLASDSIWCLDALTGEIIWTFGDNNPWGFSGPPVPHQGKVFVSSNYIYCLDDISGEEIWKIDSVFTSSSMTAWNDMLFVPGNVSVDPSFHALNIETGEILWENENAGHHDSSPVLVDSTIYIGTMNPGQLLAIDPFDGSHVVLNEFSYSIESTPAVHGIRVFLGSYPSVYCVDRLTGDVEWEFEIPNGDYLHASAGVADGLVFWGDHDGWAPADSTVFIHAVDTQTGTEVWNYEITDAWKGVLSSPAITDGVMYIGAGDGYLYAFGTGLKYTYKEDYFYADVGPNELIVTSFDNGTAVATDTINFTVTQTGITLDLSSRLDLRASPNPFYSAASISFELSEPGWTSVTVYDMSGRIVRILENSELEAGQHSIVWDGRRKNCEPVSAGLYLCRIQSCGISETKSLCLLR